TTATTGACTTACTATTTATTGATTGTTTAccgttttttattgtttttaactgcctGCAAGGTAGGCAATCTCTGTATAGTGTGTATACGATTGTGTGTGATTTGTACTAACTATACTATCTGCTGCACAACAAATTGCCCCACTGGGGgacaaataaagtaacttgaACTCGAAAGCATAATGCTATGTTTAAATGTGCAGAAAATATGGAAATGGAACATTTCTCTGACATTATGCCACCTGATGGATGCTTGACCTGACCAAGCCCTTCATACCCCTGCAGCGGACGCAGGATCCACTGCTGTCATggacactttttaaaaaactttattaCGTTATCCATCAAAACTATGACATCATCAGCGTTGTAATAAATCAGCCGCCTGAAAGGTAAAAAATGTTATTCCAATACTATATTACATGACTGGAGCTACATGTTGCTCCCTGTTGGTGAGAACACTGAAACTGTTaccaatattaataataaaatgacCAAAGTTATTGATGATGGAACTAGAACAGTATGGCGGGAAGACACCTTGAAGGCATTATACACACAGACTGATACATAAATCAGCAGTGTCATCGCATTCAGACAGCAGACCCAGCAGAACTTCACCACATCCCGGTGCCTTGCTGATCCggtccagcagggggcagcacCGCAGCCGGCTGCAGGAAGACACcggacaagaagaagaagaagaaggagaaagCTACGGTTATCAGCATACGGTTCGAGGGGGTTTCCTGGTTCATGGATCTATTTGCTCCTGACTATTGTTGAACGGGACCAGGGTCCAGAGGCTCTGCTGGGTGTTCGACACTGTGCTGGGTGTCTTCGGGACTGTGCCGGACTGTGCTGGGTGTGTTCGGGACTGTGCCGGACTGTGCTGGGGTGTGTTCGGGACTGTGCTGGACCCTTGAGGATGCTGCTGGTCCTGTCTGAAGACCATAAGGagcatctctccttcctgccgAAGGTTGACTCCGCAGGTCAGTTAACTGTTCTGGACCAGGACCAGGAGCACATGCGGGGGCTGTCAGCTGACTCTCAgctgattacacacacacacacacacacacacacacacacacacacacacacacacacacacacacacacacacacacacacacacacatacaggtttgtggcactatctttgtggggacccatcattgacataatgcattccctagccccttaccctaaccttaaccatcacaactaaatgcctaaccttaacccttaccctcaacctaaccataacctaattctaaccctaatcctacaaccaagtcttaaccctcaaacagccctttaaacttgtgaggtccagcattttggccccacaaagctgtcgggaccccacaagtatactggactcccagtttttggaccccacgaatatagttaaacaagcccacacacatacacacacacacacacacactgtccatcATGTGTTCTATTCtaaaaaaatagatttaaaaGAAGTGAGAGTTGCAGCGGACCTGGAGTTTTCTGGGACTTAGTTCCAGATATGTGTGTAtagaaactgaacgctgcttctccatgtttagttctgactctggggacagaaagcagacctgacccagaccacctgagaggtctggatggTTCAGAATGCAGCACTGAACGGTtgatttctgatctgctgcttaTAAACCAACAGTAGTATTtagaaatcaattctttgagagacaggaagccagtgtaaagacctCAGAacgggagtgatgtgatccactttcttggccTCAGTGAGGActggagcagcagcgttctgaatcagctgcagctgttttttgtgtgtatttttttagggagacctgtaaagacactgtTAGTGTAgtcagtagtcaagtctactgaagataaaagcatggacaagttttttccaaatcctgctgagacataagtccttttaacccttgatatattcttaaggtgataGTAGGCTGACTTTGTCACTGTTGAAATTcaaagatttctggctttgtctgttgtttttttttaacataaaagcagagaaatgaatgaatgttgaAGTTGATATATGTGTCCTACATATGTGTTGTCTGTCCTCAGTGGTGGGAGAGTTTGGTCGCATCGCGCTGGAGTTTCTGAGGAGAGGGACCAGTCCAAAGATCTACGAGGGGGCAGCCAGTAAGACTGCAGCTTTCATTCCccagcagctgattggtccACACTGGTGGACACTGTGGACAGCAGTGGTGGACCAATCAGGACAATGTGGTGTCAAACCCTTGGTACTGCATATATAGCAGTGTGTATTCAGTGGTCATTGTTAGGCAGAGTGAGCCAAAGTcaatgctatatatatatatatatatatatatatatatatatatatatacacacacagtatctcacagaagtgagtacacccctcacattttagtaaatatttcattatatcttttaatgggacaacactgaagaaattacactttgctacaatgtaaagtattaagtgtacagcttgtataacagtgtaaatgtgctgtcccctcaaaataactcaacacacagccattaatgtctaaaccactGGCAataaaagtgagtacacccctatgataaattcccatagaggcaggcagattttaatttttaaaggccagttatttcatggatccaggatactatgcatcctgataaagttcccttggcctttggaattaaaatagccccacatcatcacatacccttcaccatacctagagactggcatggggtactttccataaaatcatctctcaatgcaaatcaaaccagctattagtctaactgaaataaaaccatgccaatctctaggtatggtgaagggtatgtgatcatgtggggctattttaattttaatatttactaaaatgtgagggctgtactcacttttgtgagatactatatatatatatatatatatatatatatatatattaataataatattctaaTGCTGAGTCTAGCTCTACTTCATATAAAGCAGAGAGAAAAGGCTGCACCTGAACACCATACACTTTATGACGCTCCCAGCTGATTCAGAGTCAGCTCTGCAGCTAATGATGATCACTGGAACCGTCATGTGACCAGCGTTTGCTTTCAGGGAAGCTGTCTGTTCCCGTGGAGACGGTGCAGCACGGAGTGGAAGGCCTGATGTTCCTGATGACAGAGAGCTCCAAACAcatggtgacacacacacacacacacacacacacacacacacacacacacacacacacacacacacacacacaaattaccAAAAGCTTTAaccgagacgtgtgtgtgtgtgtgtgtgtgtgtgtgtgtgtgtgtgtgtgtgtgttcctgtagaTCTCTGAAGTGGATTTCCTGGACTCGGTGCTGGTTCTGGGGTTCGGTGAGGAGCTGAACCAGATCCTGTTACAGGTACATGACTCTGTTTCGTTGGTGTGTGTTGTTAGTGTTAGCAGACAGTGTTCTCTGCGAGTGTATATTGTGTGATGGTGTGTGTTGTTAGCAGacagtgttgtcagtgtgtgacggtgtgtgtgtgtgtgtgtgtgtgtgtgtgtgtgtgtgtgttgtcctctgtgactgtgtgtgtgtgtgtgtgtgtgtgtgtgtgtgttgcagctcTACCTGCAGCACCACGCTCAGATCCGCAGCATCCTGAGCCAGCTACCCTCCAATCTGCCGGCCTACCACAACCTGGAGTGGAGACTGGATGTtcaggtaggtgtgtgtgtgtgtgtgtgtgtgtgtatgtgtgtgtgtattcatggggtccaaaaacagggaatacagtatacttgtggggtccggacagctttgtggggccaaaatgctggaccccac
This sequence is a window from Sander lucioperca isolate FBNREF2018 chromosome 11, SLUC_FBN_1.2, whole genome shotgun sequence. Protein-coding genes within it:
- the commd2 gene encoding COMM domain-containing protein 2, encoding MLLVLSEDHKEHLSFLPKVDSAVVGEFGRIALEFLRRGTSPKIYEGAARKLSVPVETVQHGVEGLMFLMTESSKHMISEVDFLDSVLVLGFGEELNQILLQLYLQHHAQIRSILSQLPSNLPAYHNLEWRLDVQLASRPLRQQVVPTMTMRLLLADGADGGRSSRVLQTDPSSLLHLISTLEAALAAMKTSHARRIFRNIK